The following nucleotide sequence is from Drosophila takahashii strain IR98-3 E-12201 chromosome 3L, DtakHiC1v2, whole genome shotgun sequence.
GCATATTTAGGAATGATTGCCCCATCCCTTTATTCGTTTACATAAGAGTTATATACtgaaaattctaaataaataccaCTGGGGCGCTTATGATTTTTTCAGTAGCGATCGCAAGCAAGACAAGACGGTGAAAATTGGAGCTCAAATTGCTCATAtaaaagtgaaagtgaaagctaaaaactcaaactttattaataattgtgtgtgtgtgtgtgtgtgaaaatgaataataataaaataatgaaactatttttaataatagtttctGTAATAGGAGTAGTGGAAATGGGTGTAATACCCACTTCACATCTAACGACATACAACGAGACAATGGAAACCacaattattcaaattttactccCTAACAATGATGTTTTGAATATTCAGCTGAAATTGTATCTATTTAAGAACAGTTCACTAGcgaatataaataacattgaTGAGTTAGAGAGTAAACTAAAAACCTCCCAAGGTAAGAAcatcaaaacaataataacaataaaaatttttttttttttttgttttattacttttctatatgttatttaatttcagaagcaacaacaatggcaagcTATATAACAGAAGAgaggaaactaaaaaaagatgAAGACGACGAAGCACCACAAGgtaaatatcaatataaatacc
It contains:
- the LOC123002405 gene encoding uncharacterized protein, whose translation is MNNNKIMKLFLIIVSVIGVVEMGVIPTSHLTTYNETMETTIIQILLPNNDVLNIQLKLYLFKNSSLANINNIDELESKLKTSQEATTMASYITEERKLKKDEDDEAPQETTTTTTETTTTETTTTETTTTETTTTTETTTTEASSSSTEASSSSTEASSSTEATESSSSAPPPANFQIYDEYDDLSSPSKQSFTPLNEEDGNNDNLNMFTF